GAATATATAgtatatttatacacatatatatgtatatctacatacatgtatatttaCAGAATATATACTATAGAGGGGCATTCCCAACCCCTCTTCTTTCTATCCCCAAGCCAAAGCTGCTCCAGCTTTCCAAGACTCCAATGGAAGATGACTGCTTAGCCCATGAAGCCTCTGATCCTGATGGCTAACAAGGAGTGTCCAAGGGGCTGCATTTTCCCCAGGGGATAACTGGTCTGACCTACCTGTGAACTGGATGTGGTTTACACACAGCACAGATGCTCTCATCCCTGGCCACGTCCAGCACAAAATCAGGAAACCAGACTGCAGTTTTACAAGCTGGATAGCCCATGCAGCTGAGATAGAACCTGCCGTGGGACAAAAGCAGTGCATGAGGAAGAGGCAATGTGAGGACAGAGATCTGTTCTCCTGCCTTCTCACCATCAGAAACTGCCAAGCCAACTATTCTTAAGGGAAAACAGGTATTTGAGAGGTTCAGCTGAATCCACACAGCTTATGCAGCTGGTGGAGTAAACTAGATGCAGCCCAAGTTTTCATGCTTGCTGCACAGGGGTAGGCAAATGAACACCACCTAGAACCAACCCAGAAAACACCAACCAACACATGAACACCACCACAAACCAACCCAGAAAGCCACTTCCTACAACAGGGAAGATCACCAACCCGCCGTTCTTCTTGGTCTTCAGCACCATGTCGTTGTTGCACTGTGGACACTTCCGAACGGAAAGAGGCGTTGCTGGATAgacctcctcctgctctgcacttCCTGTGGCTTCTCCAAAGTACTGAGCCAGGGCCTGGTCCAACCTATAAAGAAACCAGCAGAGCATCCTGTGGGTCTCCCCTGCAAAGAGCAATCAGGCACTGAAGTGAATTAGTGCCTGCTGCCCTCTTCACCGCCCCTCTAGGCTTCTCCACCAGGACGTTGGTTCAGCATCACGCTTCTGGAACAGACTAGGTGTGGGTACAATGTGAAAGAGGTCACTGCACGTTGCTATCTCCTTCCCCAAGCTCTGAATTTAAACTTAAGGGTTTAAACCAAGGTGAGCACGCAGTTGGCACCAGCTCATGACAGTGTGCCAGGCTGTGAGTCATGCATGCAAATGCCTACACACACGAGGCAGAgctccagggaagctgtgacaGGATCCTACTCCAAGCTGAGCGCTGGATGAAAAGCCAGCAGCTCCCAAAACAGCAACCAGAAAAGGACAAAGACTCACTTGTTGGCTCTGGCCACAGCTTCGATGAAGACTTGCTTGTACTTTTGGACCTGCTGCTGCAACACCACAGacttgtcttttttcccctcacagaTGAGTTTCAGATCAGCCTCCAGCTCAGCTCGAAGGTCAGGCTTGGACATCTCGTAGCCCATGGAATCGTAGCCTGAGGAACATAACGGCATGGTAAGCGAAAAGAAGGAGCCTGTAAGGAACCTGCCATGTTCCTAATGGAGACTGCCCTTACCTTCCACCAGCCCCATGCCCAGGTGGCCTGGGAGGAACCGCTGATCATCTGTGAGGCCCACGTACATCCGCGTCTTTATCGTCTCGATGTGCTCGGCGTGAGTGGCGTCAGTCCCTGAAAGCAGCAAACAAGTTGTCAGGCGAATCAGGTGCCAAGGGGTGGTTTCCCCTGTGCCTAGTGCAGAGGGCAAGGTGCTAAAGGGACAAGGAGACAAGTTATAGTCAGGAGCAGCACTTCCCTTGTGTCCCACTGGCACTGAGGCCAACCAGGAGCTGGCAGGCACAGCCTGGAGCCTAAATCGCACATCTCGCCAGGCACTGGAGGCCCTCTGCAGCCTCCTTAGGATCTCTGGACTTTGCCCACAGGTCTCAACTATCCCTTTGTTCTGTACATTTAAGTGATTTCTTATCTGAAGGGACTTCTAGAGAGTCCCTTACTCTGAGGGTGGGACAGAACTGCtgttaaagagatgctgagaaGAAGCTTATGAATAAAGCTTCCAAGAGGAAGAGAGGCCACGCCACCAATACTGACCAATGCCATGTTTCTCCATGAGAGCAATGAGATCCGCTTCTGTGAGGAGCAATGGAGGGCTGGTTTCCCCATCCACCATCTCCACTGTAGTGGGCTGAAAGCGAGACCCTTTCTGATACAGTGGGATAACCTGAAAGGAAGGAGAATCTCTTTGAAACTGCCCTGTGGTCCAGTCACTGAAGACAAAACATCACACTAACAGTGCTGTAACAGAGCAGCACCCTGGTCTGGAGGAGATCCACCGTCGGGGTCCTCAGGATCAGACAGTAATGTACTGCCAGAGAGATCATGGAACAGCAGTTGCAGCTCCTCTTGGTGGGTAAAGTCAATCCCACAGCCCTGTATGGTCTTTGctgtggtgtcagaaggaaaagaatccATCCAAAGCTGGCacaacacagcagcagagatgtttCAGAGTGAAACAGCCAGTGGGCCAGGTAATTGTCAAAGGGTGTTCTGTAGAGGGGTCTGAAGTTGGCAGTGAAATGCTATTTTAAGCTCTAGATACTTTATAGCTTCTCCCATCTACGTTATTCAAGGGCATTACCTTATCACTCCACTTGTCATAAGGATAGACTTCCAGGTAATTTCGGGCCAGGATCATCAGTCCTTGAGCAACGAATCGTTCATGGGCAATGTCAATCTCCACGGTGGTTTCCTGGCCCTTGGCATCTTGAGAGCAGCAAGCCAAGAAATGGCGCACAATGAACTCATACAGCCTCTGCTCGTTGCCCTAATATCAAACAGTAAGTAAAGGGTCAGTGTCCTCCTGTGTGGATGAGGTGTCAAGTGAGATCTCAGGTGAGGTTACTGTGCTAATAACTATCTTATCAAGACCTCATTTATCAACCTCTGCCTTTGTTAAACTCACCTGCAGGTTAGCAGCGTATTTGGTGGGGTGAATGGGAGGGTGAGCCTGATCTGATTTGTTTCCACTCCGAGGGGTTGGCCCACCCTGATCCAAAATCCTCTGTGCAAACGCTCCCCAGTTTGGGTCCTGTGTTTGCTGTTGTACTAAGGCAGAGAGGTTCAGCTCCTTGGGGAAAATGTTAGTCTCGGTTCGGGGGTAGCTGATGAAccttaagaattaaaaaagcagcactttCAGAGGTGCTCCAAGATGGTTTTGGCCTAAAGGCCTTTTACTTTTGAGGGACTTGAGTTTACCAAGCCAAATCCTGCTACCTTACCCTTGAGTATAGAGTTTTTCTGATATCCTCATGGTTTCCTTTGCATTTATCTTTAGTTTGCGGGAAGCCAGCTTCTCAAGTTCCTGCATTGGGAGAAGCCAGAACAAAACAGAGGCATTGGTGTGTAATTCAGAGTGGTGAGTACAATATCTGTTCAGAGCTTCCTTCAGGTTAAGTCCTTTCAGCACAGGTCAAACGTACCACAGTGTCCAGGGGCAGGGGCCTCCATTTGCTCTTGGGCTTGCTCCCAACCTCGACAACAGTTGCTACTGGATCCTAAACACAAAGTAAACCGCAAAATCTCCTTGAAGAGTTTACTCAAACTGTTCTTTCAATGTCTTCAGCAAGACCAATGCAGGAAGTGTTTGGCTGATACTGGATTGTACAACTCTTGACAGGCTTTCCTACCTCCATACACATCTGGTAAAGGACCAGGCATGCTGTGTGATTGAAGAGCCGGTTCCTCTTCCAGTTGAAGACCACGCCGCCATCTTCATGATCATGCGTCACTGTGTTGAACAACAGATCTGAATGTTATAGTAGTAATACAATGGAAATACAGCAAGGGAAATAGAGGCACTACTGGGAAACCTTTCAGTTCTGCTTACTGGGCAtagcaaaggaagaggaaacCACCTCTGCATCACTGTTTGGTTGTTTCCCTGATGTTCTTCCCCTCTCTACCCATCAAACCCTCTAAGACAGAGCCCAGGCCAACTTTCCTCCGAGCATACCTTTTATTTTATAGAAGGCTTCAGGAACAAAGGCCTGGATGGCTTTAAAGCGTTCAACTACAAAGCCCAGCGTTGGGAACTGGCAGCTACCATAGCTGATCAGCTGATCTGCTAAGATATCAGGGAAGATCTTCCGCAGCCTCAGGGTCTGGAATCTGGTGAAGGCAGCACCTGTGAAAAGAAAGCGGACCCTGCAAGTGAATACAACAACACTGACCGATCGCCACAACACTTGAGATGGTTCTTTTTAATACTCTGAGTATTAATTTGACTCCAATATTCAGTTGCAGAAGCCAGCGTGAGCTATACACCTAACGTATCCTTCAAAGAGCGCGGTTCCAGTAAAACATGAGATGTGGTGCGGTTGTATCTGATCTAATAATCAGATTTACAACACTGCAGAGGGCATTTGTCCTGTGTTGAGGATACAGTAACAGATGATTTCTAAACACCCCTTGCCAGGCTTTAACAATGTGCATTCAATGTGGTTAGAAGAGAAGTGAGGAAGAGCCTGACGGATGGCTCTAGTTTGTAAAGCAGTCTAAGGGAGCTCATCTATAGACTACACACTGCTAAGAAAGCTGTCCCCTGCCCACCTACCACAGTTGGTCACCTCCTGTTAGTAGAGGTGTATGGGAGGGCCTGGCAGCCTGCTCTCATCTCTAGGGCACGTTTACGTACCTATCCTGAGGTCCAGCTCCTGCCTGACATCGACAGCATCACTTGTTTTTTGATCAGGTTGGGTGAGGTTCTCACAGGCTGTTCTGACAGCGTGGAGTGTGATCTCTGAGAAACGGGCTCGGAACACACAGAGGTTTGGCTTCACTGTCAcaggaacacagagaaaaaaaccaaagaaaccaaaGAGTGGCTCAAACACCAATGGAAAGGAGCAATTAATAAACAGCCACCTTCAAATGAGTGTTCTGTCAACCTGTTCTACAGTGTTCCAATAGCTGAATATGCTTCTGGACTATCAGAGCCACATATTTAACAGTAAACATTTAACCTGAACACAGGAAGATTGAGAACGTGCCTCTGTTACAAGTTCTTTGAGCAGCAGTACCTGTCACATCAGCACTTTAACGGAACTCGGATGAAGGAAGCTGCTCTACGCACCAGCTTTGCAGACGTGAATGATCTCAAAGCCAATGTTCTCTCCTTCTCGGTCACAGTCAGTCCAGATCACCAGAGCTTGGCACTGCTGGATTTCTCGTTCCAGGGTTCTCTGAGATGGGGAAATACCACACACTGAGCTATACCAGGCCACTTGCTTTGTCATTTAGCTTTAGAATGAACTGCACATGAAATACAACGTGCATCCATAAAGACTGCTGAAATAAGGTTTTGTAATTGTGTGTCTCATGAGATCAGGCAGCTTTCAAAAGAGCTGAGTCATTTATTTACATCTGACTCTGTTATAAAGCACGGCTTGGCTCGGACTGTGCCACCATTGTGCTGAAAATGGCATGGTTTTGGTCAAATTGAGATGCAGTTGCCAATTCCACCTTGTTGGAAAAAGTATTTCTACTTTTAGAAAAGCAGCTGTTCCTTTACTGCTCTAATGTCTCtgttcgtcagggactgtagtgacaggatgaggggtaacgggttcaaacttaaacaggggaagtttagactggatataaggaggaagctctttactgtgagactgctgaggcactggaatgggttcccaagggaagctgggaatgctccatccctggcagtgttcaaggccaggttggacagagccttgtgtgggatggtttagtgtgaggtgtccctgcccatggcagggggttggaactggatgatcttgaggtcctttccaaccttaactattctatgattctataatgtaCATGAGCAGGAGGCTTTTGATGTCGCAAAcagcacatatatatatatatatatatatatatagtgatTTGATACACAGGAGGAATTTGTTAAACTACAGAAACTTGGATGTTAAGGACAAAGGTACAACTGTCCTCTTGTCTGAGGCAATGTTTGCAGAACCTCTGGCCTCAAACAGTTTCAGGGGAAAATAACATACCTTGATATCCATGTAGTTTTCAGGGCAATACTTCTCAATTTCAGCATCAAAAAGAGCTAGAGGGTTGCAGCTATGCCTGGGAGAGAGGGGATAAAGAGCGTGCATAGCGAAAACTAAAACATCTGTTGTGAGACACTTAACTGCTGCTGTCTTGTGAGGAAGTGCTGTTCAAGTACTGGAATTAATACGTTTTGTTACGGGCCTTGTCTTAGCATTTCATGTGAACTCTATGTTGTCTGAGTTACACTTAAAAAGcaatggaaacaaaaagcaacaagggaaaacagccaatctGGAAGGCTGCCCTAAATAAGCAGCTTCTCTTGTTTCAAGTGCAGAGAACAAAGCGGGAGGAAACCAGAGAAAGTGCCTCACATCCTGGGGACAACGTCTGGTTGAACAAAGAACACAAAAGCATCGATCAGATTTCAGAATCAGTTTAATTCCTCGGGTCTGCCTTAATGTATTTTAACAGTATGAAGACTTCAGGGCGGTTCAGTACTCTGAAGACTGTAATTTGAAGCAATGTTATATTCTATGTCCAATTTGGTACTcatcaccctgctctgcagctgtgtCAGAGTCCCTCCTGCTCCGCTTAGCTTCGGGTTGAGAGCAGATGACAGCTCCCTCCTGTGAGGGGTACCATGTACTCACCATTTGCGAAAGGGCATCTTGAAGTCATGAGCCAGTAAATGTCCTGACACAGATGTCATCACCATAGTAACATTCTGCAAGAGACAGAGCAAGGTAATCAGTGCCTATCCTTTGCTAAAAGCTACCCCC
The Lathamus discolor isolate bLatDis1 chromosome 6, bLatDis1.hap1, whole genome shotgun sequence DNA segment above includes these coding regions:
- the TOP3A gene encoding DNA topoisomerase 3-alpha isoform X2, encoding MSTRARLLGGCGLGMLPQPWRLLSRRVEDAVPQRIRKVLCVAEKNDAARGIAELLSNSRMRRREGFSKFNKIYEYDYQIFGQNVTMVMTSVSGHLLAHDFKMPFRKWHSCNPLALFDAEIEKYCPENYMDIKRTLEREIQQCQALVIWTDCDREGENIGFEIIHVCKAVKPNLCVFRARFSEITLHAVRTACENLTQPDQKTSDAVDVRQELDLRIGAAFTRFQTLRLRKIFPDILADQLISYGSCQFPTLGFVVERFKAIQAFVPEAFYKIKVTHDHEDGGVVFNWKRNRLFNHTACLVLYQMCMEDPVATVVEVGSKPKSKWRPLPLDTVELEKLASRKLKINAKETMRISEKLYTQGFISYPRTETNIFPKELNLSALVQQQTQDPNWGAFAQRILDQGGPTPRSGNKSDQAHPPIHPTKYAANLQGNEQRLYEFIVRHFLACCSQDAKGQETTVEIDIAHERFVAQGLMILARNYLEVYPYDKWSDKVIPLYQKGSRFQPTTVEMVDGETSPPLLLTEADLIALMEKHGIGTDATHAEHIETIKTRMYVGLTDDQRFLPGHLGMGLVEGYDSMGYEMSKPDLRAELEADLKLICEGKKDKSVVLQQQVQKYKQVFIEAVARANKLDQALAQYFGEATGSAEQEEVYPATPLSVRKCPQCNNDMVLKTKKNGGFYLSCMGYPACKTAVWFPDFVLDVARDESICAVCKPHPVHRLKFKFKRGSVPLVMPLEFVGCIGGCDDMLKELLDLKYLHRSSQPASSASQETNHSQVSNSFNRASGENRHMRGTTDLAPRHLLSGSSTRTPRPAPSAPPDDGNNAVVCNCGNEALLLTVRKEGPNQGRQFYKCSASTCNFFLWADQQPEDRNNAVPRGSALHQPSAGRGPAGFQRPGGGGRGPELFGSSSSDSGGGTVCNCGQPAVTRTVQKDGPNKGRQFHTCSKPREQQCGFFQWADENTAPGPSGDASVTHFDSSGFSRGLGSKAKRPGSFFSGATAKKPRTCSICHQPGHTRKTCPQNH
- the TOP3A gene encoding DNA topoisomerase 3-alpha isoform X1, yielding MRVPFPAAGCQRRSRPVNGPPALALHPRQGLQDARAAAELPPAPVMSTRARLLGGCGLGMLPQPWRLLSRRVEDAVPQRIRKVLCVAEKNDAARGIAELLSNSRMRRREGFSKFNKIYEYDYQIFGQNVTMVMTSVSGHLLAHDFKMPFRKWHSCNPLALFDAEIEKYCPENYMDIKRTLEREIQQCQALVIWTDCDREGENIGFEIIHVCKAVKPNLCVFRARFSEITLHAVRTACENLTQPDQKTSDAVDVRQELDLRIGAAFTRFQTLRLRKIFPDILADQLISYGSCQFPTLGFVVERFKAIQAFVPEAFYKIKVTHDHEDGGVVFNWKRNRLFNHTACLVLYQMCMEDPVATVVEVGSKPKSKWRPLPLDTVELEKLASRKLKINAKETMRISEKLYTQGFISYPRTETNIFPKELNLSALVQQQTQDPNWGAFAQRILDQGGPTPRSGNKSDQAHPPIHPTKYAANLQGNEQRLYEFIVRHFLACCSQDAKGQETTVEIDIAHERFVAQGLMILARNYLEVYPYDKWSDKVIPLYQKGSRFQPTTVEMVDGETSPPLLLTEADLIALMEKHGIGTDATHAEHIETIKTRMYVGLTDDQRFLPGHLGMGLVEGYDSMGYEMSKPDLRAELEADLKLICEGKKDKSVVLQQQVQKYKQVFIEAVARANKLDQALAQYFGEATGSAEQEEVYPATPLSVRKCPQCNNDMVLKTKKNGGFYLSCMGYPACKTAVWFPDFVLDVARDESICAVCKPHPVHRLKFKFKRGSVPLVMPLEFVGCIGGCDDMLKELLDLKYLHRSSQPASSASQETNHSQVSNSFNRASGENRHMRGTTDLAPRHLLSGSSTRTPRPAPSAPPDDGNNAVVCNCGNEALLLTVRKEGPNQGRQFYKCSASTCNFFLWADQQPEDRNNAVPRGSALHQPSAGRGPAGFQRPGGGGRGPELFGSSSSDSGGGTVCNCGQPAVTRTVQKDGPNKGRQFHTCSKPREQQCGFFQWADENTAPGPSGDASVTHFDSSGFSRGLGSKAKRPGSFFSGATAKKPRTCSICHQPGHTRKTCPQNH